Part of the Sorghum bicolor cultivar BTx623 chromosome 1, Sorghum_bicolor_NCBIv3, whole genome shotgun sequence genome, GTCCCCTGCCACTACCCCACTGCCTCAGTCACCACCACTGGCTCCCCACCACCTTAGTCTCCGCGCTTAAATATGCCAAGTCTCCCCACCGCCTCAATCCTGCACCGCCATGGCTAGGTCTGCGCACACCTTGGTCCTGCCACTATTATGGCCCGTGTTCATCGCGCAGCATGGAGCCGTGCTTGACCCGACAACGTGAAGATCTGCCACAATGCGGGTGAGATGAActgaggccatgtttagttcatcctaaaaaccgaaaactttttaagatttttcgccacatcgaatcttgcggcacatgcatggagcatcaaatataaatgaaaataaaaactaattgcacagtctgtctgtaaatcgcgagatgaatcttttaagtctggttactctatgattggacaatgttttgttaaataaaaacgaaagtgctacagtgttgaaATCCAAACTTttttcggatctaaacaaggcctgaggggattgaaaagaaaagaaaaataaataaatctattAGTGATAGGTGGCGGATTCCACATATTAGAGATATTATTATTGATACTCTATTGTAGCGTCTTCCTTAATgcttaaaaaataatattttagttGGCCAATATTATTTAATTGGGAGAGTTATGTTGAGGAGATGCTCTTATTAGTTTCTTCTAGATAGATAGACAACCAATATAATGTGACAATCCGAGGAGGATAGCACCTCCTGTGTACAGCTGATCTCCTAGTTGTCAATCCATCGGAAAGGCCTGCTCGTTTATGGAACGCTTTCCTATCTGAACGGCCCCAAGAGATTCGTACACCTTACCTGCCTGCCGTAACAAAGgccagttcgcaaaaattttcaagattccccgtcacatcgaatctttggtcgtatgtatgaagcattaaacaaagataaaaataaaaactaattacacagtttatctaaaatttgtgagatgaatcttttgagcctagttactctgtgattggacaatgtttgtcaaataaaaacaaaagtgctacagtagccaaaaagccaaaattttgtgaactaaacaaggccaaaagctGGCTCACCACACGTACGTTACCATATATATCTCCGCTCTATCACTTCCTGTCGCATGCATGTATATACTccatatataatataaatataaatcccaGCCGAAATTAAATAAGCAGCCCACGGAAAATCGTGCAACGATTCTTGGTTTCTACTCCAAACAAGCCGCCAGGTTTTTTTTTTCACGAGTAGTAATAAGTAAGTAAAGTAATTAATTGCCTGCTAAGTAAAAAAAGAAATTCTTTTGAAAGGCCTCGGATTATTTGCCTTTTTCGTTATTTTCGTCTCGACTTGTATTTCTCACTGACCACGGCCAACCCAGCAGCTATAGCTAGCGCCATAAATACTACACGCCTTTGCTTCCATCCAAAAGGCCTCGCCTCCTTTGTTGCCGCCTAGCCTCTCCCTCGTCCCTCCCTCCTCCCAAGGCTGCTGCTCTGTGACGTCCGCACCGCCAGCGCCACCCGCGTCGCCATCTCCACCAGGCacatccccaccaccaccaccttggGCGCCGGGCCCTCCATGTCCATGCTTGGCTTTGCCAACTAGAGTATAGTGCTGTGTGCTCCATCGTCTTCTTCTCTTATATAAGACGCGGACGCATGTCCTCGGAGGAGGAGGCCGGCTGAGGACAAGATATAGAGAGAGGCGTTGCGTTGTTGCCCGCCGTGCCACACCATCGCCGGATATACATGGCCGTGGAATCGCACCGCCTCCTCTTAGCGCAACAAGGGCAAGGGCAGAAGCAATTCAccaacgcggcggcggcgggatggCCTTGGACGAGTACCGGCGACGAAGCTAGATGCGCGACGGCGGCAGCGAGGCCgagccatcatcatcaacaacaggccgcggcggcggcgttccaGTTCCAGCAGCAGGCCGCCTCGTGCGTCGGCGTGGGcctgccggcgccgccgcctccggtcTCGTCGTCGGCCGCGCCGTACGCTGCTGCTGGTGGGCAGGTCCTCGTGGGCGACGCGGCGGAGAGCGGCGTCACGTTCGGTGGAGGCGCGGGTGCGGCGCAGCACCAGGAGGTGGTGGCGATGGcgatggcggcggcgacggcgcccAGGAAGCGGAAGCGCGTCGTCGAGCAGGGGCAGGCGCCGCCGGTTCTTGAGATCGGAGGCGCGGCCGACGTGGCGGCGCACTTTCATCAGCAACTCGTCGACGTCGACCGCCTCGTCCTCCAACACGTAAGTTTTCAAAGTCCGGCGGTGCCGATCCATGCCTCTGCATGCATGCCGGCGCGGCGTctaagtcgtcgtcgtcgttcacGAGTTGTTTCTATACAGTAGAGCTAACGTGTTTTTCCGGCTATTGATTGGAATAACTGCAGACCGGGAAGATGTGGGCGGAGCTGAcggagcagcggcggcggcacgcGCGGCAGGTGGTGGCCACCGTGGAGGCCGCGGCGGCGAAGCGGCTCCGGGCCAAGGAGGAGGAGATCCAGCGGATGGGGCGCCTCAACTGGGCGCTGGAGGAGCGCGTCAAGAGCCTCTACGTGGAGGCGCAGGTGTGGCGCGACCTGGCGCAGTCCAACGAGGCCGCCGCCAACGCGCTCCGCGGCGAGCTGCAGCAGGCGCTCGACGCCCAGCAGGCGCGcttgtgcggcggcggcggcgccgacgaCGCCGAGTCGTGCTGCTGCGGGGAGAACGACGTCGCCGCCggggccggagccggagcagcGGGCGCGGAGGACGGGGAgacgtcgtcgtcgccggcgtacgggaGGAGGACGTGCGCGGTGTGCGGCGAGGGCGCGGCCgaggtgctgctgctgccgtgcCGCCACCTGTGCGCGTGCGCGCCGTGCGCGGGCGCGGCCAGGGCGTGCCCGGCGTGCGGGTGCGCCAAGAATGGCAGCGTCTGCGTCAACTTTTCGTGATGGTCCTGAAACCGATAGGATTACTGGATTAGAGtaggttttttcttttttttttctttttgggcCATCTTGTTGGCGCGACGGTTCAGTGCAGATGCGGATAGGAGACGGATGCATCTTTGTACTTGCCTTTTTTTTGGTTCTCAGAACTCTCAACAAGAAAAAAATAGTCGAAAATTTCGGAACTTTCATTATCGTTGTTGTGTCGCTTCCGTTTGTTTTCGGTCTACCTCTTTTGTATTTTTagcgtatttatttatttatttatttatttattattatctgTTTGTTTCCGGCTTTAGATTCTCTCTACCTcttctgtaattttcttagagtATATCTGATTACAACTTACGAATTTGAACAAGTATATATCTATACTGTCGTCGTTCGTTGGTTTCAGAAATAACAACTGGAAGCTGATACAATATGTACAgtcttttttttaataataataattccaaaaacaAAACGTGTTAGCTTTGACCACAACAATGCACAGTATCACATTTTTACGACTGTAAAACCCGAACCATCGTCGTACCTTGTACGCCGTGTATACAACACAGAAAGACAAAATAAAACGGTTGCTTTCTCTAACTCTCAAGCTGTTGGATCTGTTAAAGAAAAACCACGGTAGGCAATCAATCGAAACAAGGAAACACGGTTGGAGGTGGCGACAGGACACGGCACGGGACCGACGGAGCAGACGAGGAAACATTGGGCGCGGCTCGTTTACTTCCGAAAATATATTTTGGATTTTGTACATTttggtatttttgtttttatttaataaatattatctaatcataaactaattagttttacaaaatttatcttataatttacaaacaaattatgtaattaatttttatttttgtttatatttaatgctctatatatatatatatatatatcgtaagaTTTTGATTTGACgagaaattttatttttttttatttttagagtgaattaaacaaggcctcggatACTGAAGCCTGTGAACTGCATGCCGGCCCAATGCAACCCACATGCGAGTAGCAGGAGGGACCCGAAACCAGAGGAGTACCAGCCAGTTCGTTcaactgcatgcatgcaacaactGCACCTGCAGGTTGGTGCTTGGTGGTGAACGATCGACCAGCAGCATCGCGGTCTGCACCGCACGCACGCGACGGACGATGGTCTCTGCTCGCATGGCACCGCCGCACGGACGACTAGTGTCTACCATACCAGTAGTCGTACGTAGTACTGTACGTACATGTGTTCATCTACCCCTCTCCTCGTACGTCCTCTTTCCGCCGCTCGATCTATTGAATTATTGTTTCACGCACCGCTTGCACCGTACCGTTGCACGACGACGTACAGGTGCACTACTGCACGGTGCTAGCTTTAGCTATAGTACGACCTGAGTTCTGGCTCGTGTTTTCCTCTAGTTTACGTTACGATTACGAATAGCGAACAAATTAAATAAATCCGAAGCTGATCGGTCCggtgggccgccgccgccgccgcgccaacGTACGACTGATCATCTATCCCCCTCGCGGGCCACGGTGCGTGAGACCCGCATTTTTGTGATCCATGAGTTTGCTGTGCGCTGCAGCTGCAGAGTTCGATCGTTCGGCGCCTCCTGGTTGTTGGCGCATGCAGCACGCATGTTATCTGAAATCGatacatgcatgcatccaaCGCTAGCTAGGCCTTCTTTACTtccatccaaaatccaaaaacttttcaaaatttctcgtcacatcaaatctttagacgcatgcatggagtatcaaatataaacgaaaataaaaactaattgcacagtttggtcgaaatttacgagatgaattttttgagcttagttagtctataattagacaataattatcataaacagacgaaagtgctacagtgttccgAAAACACTTCggcaaggaactaaacaaggccctatcgATCGCGGAGGACCGAGAGACGTCGTTGCGATGGCAGAGCAGCAGATCCAGAGTTGATGAGGGAGCTAGCGGCCGCAGCGCACGCGATAATGCCTGCCCGCCTGCCGACGCGCCGCGCCGGCCGCAGTCACTGGCATGCGACCTAgaccagttttttttttttaatgatTTTGTATGTATCCGACCTCCGACGTCAGAACAGATGAGAGCTTCGTCctgaagtactccctccgtccgtcCCAGCAATGAATTTGGATATACATAATATCTAGATTCATTGCTATAATTGTGTTTTTTTagtgacggagggagtatagcaAGAGCATGCCATCGTCGATGGATCGCGACAACAGATCGATGCATGCATCTTTGATTTGTTGTACTGTCCTTCCTTCCTGAGCTAAGCTCTGACGATCCATATCCGCTTTCCTGCACTGCACACACTAACAGGGGATGCTCTACTCCGACCGATCACCACTATGCAGATAttcctaggtcttgtttagttacgaaaagttttcggatttcagtactatagtatttttgtttttatttgacaaatattatctaatcatgtactaactaagctcaaaagattcatctcgtaatttacaggctaactgtacaattagtttttgttttcgtctatatctaatgcttcatgcatgtgccccaAGATTCgctgtgacggggaatcttgaaaagtttttggtttttaggatgaactaaacaacgcATCAATAATCAATGCCTGTCCCGCGCTACCTGCTTTTGCTCACACGATGTGGCCTTTTAACACATTGGAGATAATTTTGACAGAGGCCAGACGGCATCAGATCAGAGAGCGG contains:
- the LOC8056736 gene encoding BOI-related E3 ubiquitin-protein ligase 1, whose translation is MAVESHRLLLAQQGQGQKQFTNAAAAGWPWTSTGDEARCATAAARPSHHHQQQAAAAAFQFQQQAASCVGVGLPAPPPPVSSSAAPYAAAGGQVLVGDAAESGVTFGGGAGAAQHQEVVAMAMAAATAPRKRKRVVEQGQAPPVLEIGGAADVAAHFHQQLVDVDRLVLQHTGKMWAELTEQRRRHARQVVATVEAAAAKRLRAKEEEIQRMGRLNWALEERVKSLYVEAQVWRDLAQSNEAAANALRGELQQALDAQQARLCGGGGADDAESCCCGENDVAAGAGAGAAGAEDGETSSSPAYGRRTCAVCGEGAAEVLLLPCRHLCACAPCAGAARACPACGCAKNGSVCVNFS